In one window of Ovis aries strain OAR_USU_Benz2616 breed Rambouillet chromosome 3, ARS-UI_Ramb_v3.0, whole genome shotgun sequence DNA:
- the LOC101120070 gene encoding olfactory receptor 1L8-like, with translation MEGLNQTSSVSEFILLGLSSRPEDQKPLFILFLIIYLVTITGNLLIILAIHSDPQLHTPMYFFLSFLSFTDICFTTTIVPRMLVNFLSHNTISYAGCLTQMYFIYALGNTDSWLLVVMAFDRYVAICDPFHYVTIMSHRRCVLLVAFSCSLPHFHSLLHTLLLNHLTFCDSNTVHHFLCDLSPLMKLSCSSTFVNEIVLMTEASAFLVTPFLCIAFSYVRILITVLKIPSAAGKHKAFSTCGSHLTVVTLFYGSIFYVYLQPVSTYTVRDHVATIVYTVLSSMLNPFIYSLRNKDLKQGLRKLLGRRKPQAAPS, from the coding sequence ATGGAAGGACTCAACCAAACAAGTAGTGTCTCTGAATTCATCCTCCTGGGACTCTCCTCACGGCCTGAGGACCAGAAGCCACTCTTCATCCTCTTCCTCATCATATATCTGGTCACCATAACAGGGAACCTGCTCATCATCCTGGCCATCCACTCTGACCCCCAACTGCACACccccatgtatttctttttgagtttcctgtctttcactgaCATTTGCTTCACAACAACCATTGTCCCCAGGATGCTGGTGAACTTTCTGTCACATAACACCATCTCCTATGCTGGGTGCCTTACCcagatgtattttatatatgccTTGGGCAACACTGACAGTTGGCTTCTAGTAGTCATGGCCtttgaccgctatgtggccatctgtgaCCCCTTCCACTATGTCACCATCATGAGTCACCGCCGCTGTGTCTTGCTGGTGGCTTTCTCCTGCTCATTGCCTCACTTCCACTCCCTCCTACACACACTTCTACTGAATCACCTCACTTTCTGTGACTCCAATACTGTCCATCATTTTCTCTGTGACCTCAGCCCTCTGATGAAATTATCCTGCTCCTCCACATTTGTCAATGAAATTGTGTTGATGACAGAAGCATCTGCCTTCTTGGTGACTCCTTTTCTATGTATTGCTTTTTCTTACGTACGAATCCTCATCACGGTTCTCAAAATTCCCTCAGCTGCTGGGAAACAcaaagccttctccacctgtgggTCTCACCTCACTGTGGTAACACTCTTTTATGGAAGCATCTTCTATGTCTATTTACAGCCTGTGTCCACCTACACTGTCAGGGACCACGTGGCAACAATTGTCTACACAGTCCTGTCCTCCATGCTCAATCCTTTTATCTACAGCTTAAGAAACAAAGACCTGAAACAGGGTCTGAGGAAGCTGTTGGGCAGGAGGAAACCTCAGGCAGCACCCTCTTGA